From the genome of Leptolyngbya subtilissima AS-A7, one region includes:
- a CDS encoding cupin domain-containing protein gives MADSAAFTPADAEIVTVRPQHDTATLQKLPYFVGISEATAGSQGISMNLVIIPPGASAEPHFHKDYETAIYILQGRVKTAYGEGLKKTIVNEAGDFLYIPAGVPHQPTNLSDSEPAQAIVSRNDPNEQENVVLYNP, from the coding sequence ATGGCTGACTCAGCCGCTTTCACTCCCGCCGATGCCGAAATTGTCACCGTGCGCCCCCAGCACGACACCGCAACACTGCAAAAGCTGCCCTACTTTGTCGGCATTTCTGAAGCTACAGCGGGCTCGCAAGGCATTTCGATGAATTTGGTGATTATTCCCCCTGGGGCCTCGGCAGAGCCCCACTTCCACAAAGACTACGAAACCGCGATTTACATTCTTCAAGGGCGGGTCAAAACAGCCTACGGCGAGGGTTTGAAGAAAACCATTGTCAACGAGGCGGGCGACTTTCTCTATATTCCGGCGGGGGTGCCCCACCAGCCGACAAATTTGAGCGACAGTGAACCGGCGCAGGCGATCGTGTCTCGCAACGACCCCAACGAGCAGGAGAACGTAGTGCTCTATAACCCGTGA
- a CDS encoding eIF2A-related protein, which translates to MPPQPPNSLSQGDPDGDPSAFELVDMAAALDQGTAAVPPRRATKWVCTRVLTGHSSWVRSVAVSSDGNFIVSGGGDKTVRVWNLATGHTMRVIDNHRAWVRAVAVSPDRTCFASVSNDNTIRLWDFTTGEAWGEMEGHTNWVRAVAFSPNGKYLFSGGQDHKICVWRLRDRTLVHQFNGHTHWVRSIAVSHDGTTVISGSQDQTIRLYRIQGKGHNHVLTGHTGEVLAVAASPNNWLLASASADCTVRFWKLNSGRQTTCFKAHPAPVNSLAFNPNGKLLATASNDSTIRLWNMEQGRLTTILHGHEGWVWGVDFAPNGKTLVSAGWDGTVRIWQEE; encoded by the coding sequence ATGCCCCCCCAGCCCCCCAACTCTCTCTCTCAGGGCGATCCGGATGGCGATCCCTCTGCCTTTGAACTGGTGGATATGGCCGCTGCCCTTGACCAGGGCACGGCCGCTGTGCCGCCGCGCCGGGCCACCAAATGGGTTTGTACGCGAGTGCTGACGGGCCACAGCAGCTGGGTGCGATCGGTAGCCGTGAGCTCTGACGGCAACTTTATCGTCAGCGGCGGCGGTGACAAAACCGTGCGGGTGTGGAACCTGGCCACGGGTCACACCATGCGGGTGATCGACAACCATCGGGCCTGGGTGCGGGCTGTCGCCGTGAGCCCCGATCGCACCTGCTTTGCCAGCGTCAGCAACGACAACACCATTCGACTATGGGATTTCACCACCGGAGAAGCCTGGGGCGAGATGGAGGGGCACACTAACTGGGTGCGGGCCGTCGCCTTTAGCCCCAACGGCAAGTACCTATTTAGCGGCGGCCAAGACCACAAAATTTGCGTTTGGCGGCTGCGCGATCGCACCCTCGTGCACCAATTCAACGGCCATACCCACTGGGTGCGCTCCATCGCCGTTAGCCACGATGGCACTACGGTGATTAGCGGCAGCCAAGATCAAACTATTCGCCTGTATCGCATTCAGGGTAAGGGGCACAACCACGTGCTCACGGGTCACACCGGCGAGGTGCTGGCGGTGGCGGCCAGCCCCAACAACTGGCTGCTGGCCAGCGCCAGCGCCGACTGCACCGTGCGTTTTTGGAAACTCAACAGCGGTCGCCAAACTACCTGCTTTAAGGCCCACCCGGCCCCGGTCAATAGCCTCGCCTTTAACCCTAATGGCAAGCTGCTGGCCACCGCCAGCAACGACAGCACCATTCGCCTGTGGAACATGGAGCAGGGCCGCCTAACGACCATTTTGCATGGCCACGAGGGCTGGGTTTGGGGAGTAGATTTTGCCCCCAACGGCAAAACCTTGGTCAGCGCCGGATGGGATGGCACCGTTCGTATTTGGCAAGAAGAGTGA
- a CDS encoding DUF3493 domain-containing protein — MRPEYSRPDQLPDKPPPGMSPEKYARLKAEAQAPYKSLRKFVYVAVGASGAIGAFVFFTQLLAGRDVGNALPNLGVQLGVIGIVVLLFRLEKKD, encoded by the coding sequence ATGCGCCCTGAATATAGCCGCCCCGACCAACTGCCGGATAAGCCCCCTCCGGGCATGAGCCCTGAGAAATATGCCCGGCTCAAGGCCGAAGCTCAAGCGCCCTACAAAAGCTTGCGTAAGTTTGTCTATGTCGCTGTAGGGGCCTCTGGAGCGATCGGGGCGTTTGTCTTTTTTACCCAGCTGTTGGCCGGGCGCGATGTGGGCAATGCTCTGCCCAACCTGGGGGTGCAGCTTGGGGTGATTGGGATCGTAGTGCTGCTATTTCGCCTCGAGAAAAAGGATTAA
- a CDS encoding DNA double-strand break repair nuclease NurA codes for MLDLMKLARQMQGISQHLSQEAAAAQERIMAARQLLAIAATHQPDLVAKAEIWGDRAPFTAAQPTESLTIRSVIAAAPEAHTVIATDGSQISPSHHEIAYCYLINVGRVVLHYGQSRFPMLDSLPEVVYRAEDLYLSRQWGISTEEWMGHRRTVAEAVVLAEVGEAVHNSLVEANPKADRVPVLALVDGSLIYWFLEALPGDARDRILPPILDSWERLRRQNIPLVGYLSASRSGEAMNFLRFAACPFLQPDCQTHCSSEEGNQADRAPCGRFLPLRDATFWATELAPGERSPFWRSTASILDLYGDHRVYFCYLNVGPEVARVEVPQWVMADEVLCEMALRMVLTQVQKGYGYPVTLAEAHNQAVVKGGDRSRFFALLEQEMIRAGLKNVGTSYKEARKRGSIA; via the coding sequence ATGCTCGACCTGATGAAGCTGGCCCGGCAGATGCAGGGCATTAGCCAGCACCTTAGCCAGGAGGCTGCTGCCGCCCAGGAGCGCATAATGGCAGCCCGCCAGCTGTTGGCGATCGCCGCCACCCATCAGCCCGATTTGGTTGCCAAGGCCGAAATTTGGGGCGATCGCGCTCCCTTCACCGCTGCCCAGCCTACCGAATCCCTTACTATTCGCAGCGTCATCGCCGCCGCCCCCGAGGCCCACACCGTCATTGCTACCGACGGGTCGCAAATTTCGCCCAGCCACCACGAGATCGCCTACTGCTATTTGATTAATGTGGGCCGCGTCGTGCTCCACTATGGCCAGAGCCGATTCCCAATGCTCGACAGCCTGCCAGAGGTTGTGTACCGCGCCGAAGATCTCTACCTGTCGCGTCAGTGGGGCATTAGCACCGAAGAATGGATGGGCCATCGCCGCACCGTGGCCGAGGCCGTGGTGCTGGCCGAAGTGGGGGAAGCCGTTCACAATAGCCTAGTTGAAGCCAACCCTAAGGCAGACAGGGTGCCTGTGCTGGCCTTAGTCGATGGGTCGCTGATCTACTGGTTTTTGGAGGCGCTGCCCGGGGATGCGCGCGATCGCATCCTTCCTCCCATCCTTGACTCGTGGGAGCGGCTGCGGCGGCAAAACATTCCGCTGGTGGGCTATCTCAGCGCTAGCCGCAGCGGCGAAGCGATGAACTTTTTGCGATTTGCGGCCTGCCCGTTCCTGCAGCCCGACTGCCAAACCCATTGCAGCAGCGAGGAGGGCAATCAGGCTGACCGGGCCCCCTGCGGTCGGTTTTTGCCGCTGCGGGATGCGACGTTTTGGGCGACAGAATTAGCCCCTGGGGAACGCAGCCCCTTCTGGCGCAGCACCGCCAGCATTTTGGATCTCTACGGCGATCATCGAGTGTACTTTTGCTACCTCAATGTCGGCCCTGAAGTGGCGCGGGTGGAAGTGCCCCAGTGGGTGATGGCCGATGAAGTGCTGTGTGAAATGGCGCTCAGAATGGTGCTCACCCAGGTGCAAAAAGGGTATGGGTATCCGGTGACGCTAGCGGAAGCGCACAATCAGGCGGTGGTTAAGGGGGGCGATCGCAGCCGATTTTTTGCCCTGCTGGAGCAAGAAATGATTCGCGCTGGGCTCAAGAATGTTGGCACCTCCTACAAAGAGGCCCGCAAGCGTGGCAGCATTGCCTGA
- a CDS encoding N-acetylmuramoyl-L-alanine amidase, translating into MESRWLTLGLTSGALATLGALVVAAPVRAATLQYWWFNAETNQLVFTTDGQVQPRAQLLVNPTRIVVDLPNTQMGSTNASQSVGGAVREVRAGQFDRQTTRLVIELATGYSLNPQDVRVQGVRPNQWAVQLPTLNQGAAPASGALPPPTATANRVQGNTGTGAGSILSGVVTTGDGFLVRLSGTAPTPTVQITSDDADNRFAIIDLPNTAVAGNLRPDDLPNYRYSIIAWNIAQQPTNPPSTRITLRLAPTSPDWRALRNNSGVIVLPPSGVPISSIADEPAPLAAVPARPPQAQTPQAQTPPPQAQTPPSSPPPNPTPPPTRSAEPLPSVPSGRVVVAIDPGHGGRDPGAVGIGGLQEKQVIFPISLRVAELLESQGVVVVMTRREDVAVDLQARADIANRAQANLFVSIHANAISLSRPDVNGIESYYSSETGRRLAATLQASMLAATGMRDRGVKQARFAVLRQSTMPATLLEIGFVTGAQDAPRLADPAWRESMAQAIARGILQYIQQGL; encoded by the coding sequence ATGGAGTCAAGATGGCTCACCTTGGGGCTCACCTCGGGAGCGTTAGCAACCCTGGGTGCCCTAGTTGTGGCTGCCCCCGTTAGGGCTGCAACCCTGCAATATTGGTGGTTTAATGCTGAAACCAATCAGCTGGTATTCACCACCGACGGCCAAGTGCAGCCTCGGGCTCAACTGCTGGTTAACCCCACCCGCATCGTGGTTGACCTGCCCAACACTCAGATGGGCAGCACCAATGCCAGCCAGTCCGTCGGCGGTGCCGTGCGAGAAGTGCGAGCGGGCCAGTTCGATCGCCAAACCACCCGCCTAGTCATCGAGCTTGCAACCGGCTACAGCCTGAACCCTCAGGATGTGCGGGTTCAGGGGGTTCGCCCCAACCAGTGGGCGGTGCAGCTGCCCACCCTCAACCAGGGCGCGGCGCCAGCCTCGGGGGCTTTACCACCTCCCACTGCCACGGCCAATCGAGTGCAGGGCAACACCGGCACTGGCGCTGGCTCCATTCTCAGTGGCGTGGTCACTACCGGCGACGGCTTCCTGGTTCGGCTCAGCGGCACGGCGCCCACCCCCACGGTGCAAATTACCAGCGACGATGCCGACAACCGCTTTGCCATCATTGATTTACCTAACACTGCCGTAGCGGGCAACCTGCGCCCCGATGACTTGCCCAATTACCGCTACAGCATCATCGCCTGGAATATTGCCCAGCAGCCCACCAATCCTCCATCTACCCGCATCACGCTCCGGCTCGCCCCCACCAGTCCTGACTGGCGCGCCCTGCGCAACAACAGCGGCGTGATTGTGCTGCCCCCCAGCGGCGTGCCTATCAGCAGTATTGCCGACGAACCGGCTCCCCTCGCGGCGGTTCCAGCCAGGCCGCCTCAGGCTCAGACGCCCCAAGCTCAAACGCCTCCGCCCCAGGCCCAAACTCCGCCCAGTTCCCCACCGCCCAATCCCACACCGCCACCTACGCGCTCCGCAGAGCCACTGCCCTCAGTGCCGAGCGGCCGAGTGGTCGTAGCCATTGACCCCGGCCACGGCGGGCGTGACCCCGGGGCAGTAGGCATTGGCGGTCTGCAAGAAAAGCAGGTGATTTTCCCCATCTCCCTGCGGGTGGCTGAGCTGCTCGAAAGCCAGGGAGTTGTGGTGGTGATGACTCGGCGCGAGGACGTTGCCGTCGATTTACAGGCCCGAGCCGACATCGCTAACCGTGCCCAGGCAAATCTATTTGTCAGCATTCACGCCAACGCCATCAGCCTCAGTCGCCCTGACGTTAACGGTATTGAGTCGTACTATTCCTCCGAAACCGGGCGCAGGTTGGCGGCTACCCTCCAAGCCAGCATGCTAGCAGCGACGGGCATGCGCGATCGCGGCGTCAAGCAAGCCCGCTTTGCGGTGCTGCGCCAAAGCACCATGCCCGCCACCCTACTCGAAATTGGCTTTGTTACCGGCGCTCAAGATGCTCCCCGCCTAGCTGACCCCGCCTGGCGCGAATCCATGGCCCAGGCGATCGCCCGCGGCATTCTGCAATACATCCAGCAGGGGCTGTAG
- a CDS encoding ligase-associated DNA damage response exonuclease — MTLITVRPEGLYCEKGGFYIDPWRGVETALITHAHSDHARSGSAQYIATAQSEGILRRRLGEDIQLQGVAYGAPIKLGETWVSFHSAGHVLGSAQIRVEHQDEVWVVSGDYKRGADPSCAPFEVVPCDTFITEATFGLPIYRWESGAETTRQIYDWWQGDPERPSILFCYAFGKAQRVLSELTQLTDRPVYVHGAIHVLTEIYREQGVAMVPTICTSEMPRTHSFTGELVLAPPSGHRSSWMKRFKHPQTAFASGWMAVRGARRRRGYERGFVLSDHADWPGLIQTVKDTGAKTVYVTHGQSDVVSRYLQESLNLEAMPLETLFEGEGDI; from the coding sequence ATGACATTGATTACCGTGCGCCCTGAGGGGCTCTACTGCGAAAAAGGCGGTTTCTATATCGACCCCTGGCGCGGGGTTGAGACAGCGCTGATTACCCATGCCCACAGTGATCATGCGCGATCGGGCTCGGCTCAGTATATTGCCACGGCTCAATCAGAGGGTATTTTGCGCCGGCGGCTGGGGGAAGACATTCAGCTCCAGGGAGTTGCCTATGGAGCACCGATTAAGCTGGGCGAAACTTGGGTGTCGTTTCACTCGGCGGGGCATGTGTTGGGCTCGGCTCAGATTCGCGTTGAGCATCAGGACGAAGTCTGGGTTGTGTCGGGCGACTACAAGCGCGGTGCCGACCCATCCTGCGCCCCTTTTGAGGTGGTGCCCTGCGACACGTTCATCACTGAGGCCACCTTTGGCTTGCCGATCTACCGGTGGGAGAGTGGCGCTGAAACCACACGCCAGATCTATGACTGGTGGCAAGGCGATCCTGAGCGGCCATCAATTTTGTTTTGCTATGCCTTTGGTAAGGCCCAGCGGGTGTTGAGTGAATTGACCCAGCTCACCGATCGCCCCGTCTACGTCCACGGTGCAATCCACGTGCTGACTGAGATTTACCGCGAGCAGGGCGTGGCCATGGTGCCTACCATCTGTACCTCAGAGATGCCCCGTACCCACAGCTTCACGGGCGAGCTGGTGCTGGCGCCGCCTTCGGGCCATCGCTCTAGCTGGATGAAGCGGTTTAAGCATCCCCAAACGGCCTTTGCTTCGGGGTGGATGGCGGTGCGGGGAGCGCGACGGCGACGGGGCTACGAGCGCGGTTTCGTGCTCTCTGACCACGCCGACTGGCCAGGGCTGATACAAACGGTGAAGGATACAGGAGCCAAAACGGTGTACGTCACCCACGGTCAGTCAGACGTGGTGTCGCGCTATCTGCAAGAATCGTTAAACCTAGAGGCTATGCCTCTGGAGACGCTGTTTGAGGGAGAAGGAGATATTTAA
- a CDS encoding glycoside hydrolase family 10 protein: MGRIGRGWRRSLLNFGAALILVLGSSGLLPLLPNTAAAIVPAEAVAQAPRPKQELGDETDPRPTLPRPALPRPVIPTDIQSHWAKDCITALAEQRLITPDATGLFYPDDPILWGDYVTLLNLISPAGPAQEWANPLERALGAQTAPTVAAHYPDAYFQRDRPLVRAEGIMALATKLGGSYQIAANTIINANLEDGRQVPPYAREGVAAALTQGVVVNYPQANRINPTQRLTRGEAAALLCRAAPNPALRQTIDPAWVAQAQTPAVVSPARETRGVWLTNVDSQVLFSTEALQAAVTRLADLNFNTIYPVVWNYGHTLYPSATARRELGVSQHLYGDLRAPGPASESDRDMMREAIAMGHARGMAVVPWFEFGFMAPANYELYRRHPDWFTQKRVEPTPPEPEPLAPRDSTRPGDVPKLAAGLDAKQAAKLTPALDVPKTGDLAREKQRADQWLAQDDFLPDPDVVNDPGIWVEGNVIPRRWMNPFHPQVQKFQLELINELVSNYEVDGFQFDDHLGLPVDFGYDPFTINLYRAEHNGQDPPNDPQNAEWMTWRANKISDFLAEVHKLVKARRPNAVVSISPNPYPFAFTNYLQDWPTWVNRGIVDELVIQVYRSDQNRFMWEMNKPSIQAARRRIPVNIGILSGLRAAPVKMDFITDQMAAVRDRAYSGMSFFFYESLWISPPPETAEQRVGKLQQAFATPAARPSR; this comes from the coding sequence ATGGGCAGGATAGGTAGGGGGTGGCGGCGATCGCTGCTAAATTTCGGTGCAGCGCTAATTTTGGTGTTGGGCAGCTCAGGGTTACTGCCTCTGCTTCCCAACACAGCGGCAGCGATAGTTCCGGCTGAGGCAGTGGCTCAGGCTCCTCGCCCTAAGCAGGAGTTAGGTGACGAGACGGATCCTAGGCCCACCTTGCCGCGGCCCGCTCTCCCACGGCCCGTGATCCCCACTGATATTCAAAGCCACTGGGCAAAGGACTGCATCACGGCCCTGGCTGAACAGCGCCTGATTACCCCCGACGCCACGGGGCTGTTTTACCCAGATGACCCGATTCTCTGGGGCGACTACGTGACGCTGTTGAACCTGATTTCGCCCGCAGGGCCAGCTCAGGAATGGGCTAACCCGCTAGAGCGGGCACTGGGGGCTCAGACTGCGCCCACGGTGGCGGCCCACTACCCCGACGCTTACTTTCAGCGCGACCGCCCCCTGGTGCGTGCCGAGGGCATTATGGCCCTGGCTACCAAGCTGGGCGGCAGCTACCAAATTGCCGCCAACACAATCATCAACGCCAACCTAGAGGACGGCCGCCAGGTGCCCCCCTACGCCCGCGAAGGGGTGGCCGCTGCCCTCACCCAGGGCGTGGTGGTGAACTATCCCCAGGCCAACCGCATTAACCCCACCCAGCGGCTCACCCGCGGCGAAGCGGCAGCTCTGTTGTGCCGTGCCGCACCCAATCCTGCCCTGCGTCAGACGATTGACCCCGCCTGGGTGGCCCAGGCCCAGACCCCCGCTGTGGTTTCCCCTGCCCGTGAAACGCGCGGCGTGTGGCTGACCAATGTGGATAGCCAAGTGCTGTTTTCTACGGAGGCGCTGCAAGCAGCGGTAACCCGCCTGGCCGACCTCAACTTCAACACGATTTACCCGGTGGTGTGGAACTACGGCCACACCCTTTACCCCAGCGCCACCGCCCGACGCGAGTTGGGGGTGAGTCAGCACCTCTACGGCGACTTGCGCGCTCCCGGCCCCGCCAGCGAAAGCGATCGCGACATGATGCGCGAGGCGATCGCCATGGGCCACGCCCGGGGCATGGCCGTGGTGCCCTGGTTTGAGTTTGGCTTCATGGCCCCCGCCAACTACGAACTCTACCGCCGCCACCCCGACTGGTTTACCCAAAAGCGAGTTGAGCCAACACCCCCTGAGCCTGAGCCCCTTGCGCCCCGTGATTCCACGCGACCGGGGGATGTGCCCAAGCTGGCCGCTGGTCTAGACGCTAAACAGGCTGCCAAGCTAACTCCTGCTTTGGATGTCCCCAAGACGGGGGATCTGGCCCGCGAAAAGCAACGGGCCGACCAGTGGCTTGCCCAAGACGACTTTCTTCCTGACCCTGACGTAGTAAACGACCCCGGCATTTGGGTGGAGGGCAACGTGATTCCGCGCCGTTGGATGAACCCCTTCCATCCCCAGGTGCAGAAGTTTCAGCTAGAGCTGATTAACGAGCTGGTCTCGAACTACGAGGTGGATGGCTTTCAGTTCGACGACCACCTGGGCCTGCCGGTGGACTTTGGCTATGACCCTTTCACCATCAACCTGTACCGGGCTGAGCACAACGGTCAGGACCCGCCTAACGACCCTCAAAACGCCGAGTGGATGACCTGGCGGGCCAACAAAATTTCTGACTTCTTGGCCGAAGTTCACAAGCTGGTGAAGGCGCGGCGGCCCAACGCGGTGGTGTCGATTTCGCCCAACCCCTACCCGTTTGCCTTTACCAACTACCTGCAAGACTGGCCCACCTGGGTTAACCGAGGCATTGTCGATGAGCTGGTGATTCAGGTCTATCGCAGCGACCAAAACCGCTTTATGTGGGAGATGAACAAGCCCTCAATTCAGGCGGCGCGGCGCAGAATTCCGGTAAACATCGGCATTCTCAGCGGCCTGCGGGCGGCTCCGGTAAAGATGGACTTTATCACTGACCAGATGGCGGCGGTGCGCGATCGCGCCTACTCCGGCATGTCGTTCTTCTTCTACGAGTCGCTGTGGATTTCGCCACCGCCAGAGACCGCCGAGCAGCGGGTGGGCAAGCTCCAGCAGGCCTTTGCTACGCCGGCTGCTCGTCCTAGTCGGTAG
- a CDS encoding succinate dehydrogenase/fumarate reductase iron-sulfur subunit, with product MQLHLKVWRQTDAGTPGQFRTYTVADAHPDMSFLELLDVLNEQLIHAGEVPVEFDHDCREGICGSCGVMINGKAHGGLPQTATCQLYLRHFKDGDEITVEPWRAKGFPVIKDLVVERAALDRIIMAGGYISVKTGSAPEANAIPVPKANADAAFDYAACISCGACIAACPNASASLFTAAKVAHLALLPQGHPERHQRVLAMSNQMAAEGFGDCSNHGECQAVCPKGISIDAIASMRREYVRATVGL from the coding sequence ATGCAACTTCACCTCAAGGTTTGGCGCCAGACCGATGCCGGCACTCCTGGCCAGTTCCGCACCTACACCGTGGCCGATGCCCACCCGGATATGTCGTTTTTAGAGCTGCTCGACGTGCTCAACGAGCAGCTGATTCACGCGGGCGAAGTGCCGGTGGAATTTGACCACGACTGCCGCGAGGGCATCTGCGGTTCCTGCGGCGTGATGATTAATGGCAAAGCCCACGGTGGTTTGCCCCAGACCGCTACCTGCCAGCTCTACCTGCGCCACTTTAAAGATGGCGACGAAATCACCGTTGAACCCTGGCGGGCCAAGGGCTTCCCCGTCATTAAAGATCTGGTTGTAGAACGAGCCGCGCTCGATCGCATCATTATGGCCGGGGGCTACATCTCCGTCAAAACTGGCTCAGCTCCAGAGGCCAACGCTATCCCTGTCCCTAAGGCCAACGCCGATGCCGCCTTTGACTACGCCGCCTGCATTAGCTGCGGGGCCTGTATCGCGGCCTGTCCCAACGCCTCAGCATCCCTGTTTACGGCCGCCAAAGTAGCCCACTTGGCCCTGTTGCCCCAGGGTCATCCCGAACGTCACCAGCGGGTGCTAGCCATGAGCAACCAGATGGCCGCCGAAGGCTTCGGCGACTGCTCTAACCACGGCGAATGCCAGGCGGTGTGCCCTAAAGGAATCTCGATCGATGCGATCGCCTCCATGCGCCGAGAGTATGTGCGAGCGACGGTAGGCCTTTAG
- a CDS encoding translation initiation factor, which yields MGKKAGNSSGSDRHAYREFGPADPMARGVPDRAPNQQTVRVQVSRKGRGGKTVTIINGFQHSPDQLTALAKQLKAQCGTGGTAKDDTIEIQGDHAQKLVELLVAKGYQAKRSGG from the coding sequence ATGGGCAAGAAGGCTGGCAATAGTTCTGGAAGTGACCGTCACGCCTATCGTGAGTTTGGCCCTGCCGACCCCATGGCGCGGGGCGTGCCCGATCGCGCCCCCAATCAGCAAACCGTGCGGGTGCAGGTCAGCCGCAAAGGGCGCGGCGGTAAAACCGTCACCATCATCAACGGGTTTCAGCATAGCCCCGACCAGCTCACGGCCCTGGCCAAGCAGCTCAAGGCTCAGTGTGGCACTGGCGGCACCGCCAAAGATGACACTATTGAAATTCAGGGCGACCATGCCCAAAAGCTAGTCGAACTCCTGGTAGCCAAAGGCTATCAGGCCAAACGGAGCGGAGGTTGA